Sequence from the Candidatus Kinetoplastibacterium galatii TCC219 genome:
GGTTTTAAATTTATAAATAGTGTCTTAGATAAATTAGCTAGTGATATTAGAAATAGTTAATTAACTTAATTGCGATTGTAATACCTTAATTTATTTCCCTGTCTTTTATTTGATATATAATCAATTTCTAATTTACATTTTTCTATAATTATTTTAATTTGTTATATTTACTTGATTTGTTTTTATATTATGAAAAATCGTTATTCTGTAGGTTTTCCAAACTTCTCTTGGATTTGTAAGAAGCCTGAAAGGCTAGTATCATTCGGGTTTGGTAGTGGTTTAATCAGACCTGGATCTGGCACATGGGGTACCGTTTTTGCTTGGTTATTATGGTATATAATTCCTTGGCATTTGATGAGTAATTATGCAATATTTTCAATTGTGTTATTAGGGTTTATATATGGTTGTATTGCTTGCAAACGAGTTGATAATGAATTAGGAGCTCACGACCATGTAGGTATAGTATGGGATGAGATTGTTTCTTTTAATATAGTTTTATTGGTTGTTCCCAATGTTTTTCATGTGCAGTTTATTTCTTTCATGATTTTTAGATTTTTCGATACTGTGAAACCATATCCTATAAATAAAATAGATAAAGAAGTTAGCAGTGGAATAGGTATAATGATGGATGATTTGATAGCTGCATTTTATACGATAGCATTAGTTGCTTTTGTCTATAAGTTTTGATCTTATTAAATGCATTTTCTTTTTTCTGGATAGGTTTATATCATCTCTAAATCTCTTTGCAGCTATTGAGGATGCTTCTCTCCAATTATCATTATTAGATGCATATATTATTGCTCTAGATGAACTTATCATTGCTCCAGAACAATTATTATTCGTGCCAGATACTACCGTAGAATATACCTCTCCGCCCTGAGCT
This genomic interval carries:
- a CDS encoding phosphatidylglycerophosphatase A family protein, translated to MKNRYSVGFPNFSWICKKPERLVSFGFGSGLIRPGSGTWGTVFAWLLWYIIPWHLMSNYAIFSIVLLGFIYGCIACKRVDNELGAHDHVGIVWDEIVSFNIVLLVVPNVFHVQFISFMIFRFFDTVKPYPINKIDKEVSSGIGIMMDDLIAAFYTIALVAFVYKF